In a genomic window of Gossypium arboreum isolate Shixiya-1 chromosome 9, ASM2569848v2, whole genome shotgun sequence:
- the LOC108472998 gene encoding uncharacterized protein LOC108472998, whose amino-acid sequence MEGGDQWRMLKCAGGVQDKTIINRIMLRFRPIAPKPVTGDSASGESTFGNKNSGVTSMRVKRKYVRVCAKNNRRRRALDEAKDDKDGNKGSVTLQLMPERADLEKSAVVDSSGAGDHDLDRTVGDDYHQSHEDPPLLCLKLQKMVATDQEVAAAVMGLSDQATGRKVSVVESWVTVESITDSCMDEGDMGSCTDVDRMRNLDKDTYPGFISDGWHRVLWVNEAFKSMVGGEGAETAVGLVVKEGFKFPQGAFSCRVGLRYGDGKGKKKQSKMVPCDVWKMSFGGFAWRLDVKAALSLGL is encoded by the coding sequence ATGGAGGGCGGGGATCAATGGAGGATGCTAAAATGCGCTGGGGGTGTACAAGATAAGACGATAATCAACCGGATAATGCTCAGATTCAGGCCGATTGCTCCAAAACCGGTGACCGGAGACTCAGCTTCCGGTGAGTCGACGTTTGGTAACAAGAACTCAGGTGTTACAAGCATGAGAGTGAAGAGAAAATACGTTAGGGTTTGTGCGAAGAATAATAGGAGAAGAAGAGCCTTGGATGAAGCTAAAGACGATAAGGATGGAAATAAGGGTTCCGTAACCCTGCAGTTGATGCCTGAGAGAGCTGATCTAGAGAAATCAGCGGTTGTTGATAGCTCAGGGGCTGGTGATCATGATCTCGATCGGACGGTTGGTGATGATTATCATCAATCTCATGAGGACCCGCCGCTGCTGTGCTTGAAGTTGCAGAAAATGGTTGCAACAGATCAAGAAGTGGCGGCTGCGGTGATGGGGTTGTCGGATCAGGCGACGGGGAGGAAAGTGAGTGTTGTGGAGTCATGGGTGACGGTGGAGAGCATAACAGACAGCTGCATGGATGAAGGAGACATGGGGAGCTGTACGGACGTGGATAGAATGAGGAATCTGGATAAGGACACGTATCCAGGGTTCATATCGGACGGTTGGCACCGTGTTTTGTGGGTGAACGAGGCGTTCAAGAGCATGGTGGGCGGAGAAGGGGCTGAAACCGCGGTGGGGTTGGTGGTGAAAGAAGGGTTTAAATTCCCACAGGGTGCATTCTCGTGCCGGGTAGGGTTACGGTACGGAGAtggaaagggaaagaaaaagcaaTCGAAAATGGTTCCTTGCGATGTGTGGAAGATGAGCTTTGGCGGATTTGCATGGAGGCTCGATGTTAAGGCTGCTCTCAGTTTGGGACTCTAA